The genomic segment ATCGTTGTATATGCGCTTTTTCCCGTCGCCGGCTGACAACGGCGATGTCCTCCTGATCCTCCCGTTTGGAGCAGTGCAGCAAACCGCTGCCGGCCAAGCCTAAACCGCTCAGCCCTGACAGTTTTAAAAAATCTCTTCTGCTGTTCTCCATGCTGGCTTCCTATTTCCGTGACCGCAGGGGTCACCTTTGTTTGACAGGACGGGGGCCTGCCTGCTTCTCAC from the bacterium genome contains:
- a CDS encoding twin-arginine translocation signal domain-containing protein, with the protein product MENSRRDFLKLSGLSGLGLAGSGLLHCSKREDQEDIAVVSRRREKAHIQRFNMSGFAAPPLEIVRVAIIGTGQRGPAYVRNLKHIEG